A single genomic interval of Polyangium spumosum harbors:
- a CDS encoding aldo/keto reductase: MRYKLLGRTGIKVSELCLGTMSFGDRWGFGADEATSIEVAAAFAEAGGNFLDTANKYHEGHTEEICGKIISNNRDRWVLATKFTLSTASGDPNASGNSRKNMVQAVHKSLGRLGTDYIDLLWVHAWDFTTGVEEVMRGLDDLVRTGKVLSIGISDAPAWVVSQANTLAGFRGYVPFSALQIEYSLIERTVERDLVPMAEAFGLTLTPWAPLGGGVLTGKYSRGDGAPEDTKRAGGNAQRLSERNLAIAKTVDAIADELGKSSAQVATNWVRQRGANVVPIVGARKASQIKDVLGSLDFTLTEEHLRRLDEVSRIELGFPHEFLGKPYIRGVVYGDRVDQIDLPAATRPR, encoded by the coding sequence ATGCGATACAAGCTCTTGGGTCGGACGGGGATCAAGGTGTCGGAGCTGTGCCTGGGCACGATGAGCTTCGGCGACAGGTGGGGTTTCGGGGCGGACGAGGCGACGAGCATCGAGGTCGCGGCGGCGTTCGCGGAGGCCGGGGGGAATTTCCTCGACACGGCCAACAAGTATCACGAGGGCCATACCGAGGAGATCTGCGGCAAGATCATCTCGAACAACCGCGACCGCTGGGTGCTCGCGACGAAGTTCACCCTCTCGACGGCGAGCGGCGATCCGAACGCCTCGGGCAATTCGCGCAAGAACATGGTCCAGGCGGTCCACAAGAGCCTCGGGCGGCTCGGGACCGATTACATCGACCTGCTCTGGGTGCACGCGTGGGATTTCACGACGGGCGTGGAGGAGGTCATGCGCGGCCTCGACGACCTCGTGCGCACGGGCAAGGTGCTCTCGATCGGCATCTCGGACGCGCCCGCGTGGGTCGTCTCGCAGGCCAATACGCTGGCGGGCTTCCGCGGCTATGTGCCCTTCTCGGCGCTCCAGATCGAGTACAGCTTGATCGAGCGGACGGTGGAGCGTGATCTCGTCCCGATGGCCGAGGCGTTCGGGCTCACGCTCACGCCCTGGGCCCCGCTCGGCGGCGGCGTGCTCACGGGCAAGTATTCACGTGGCGACGGCGCGCCCGAGGATACGAAGCGCGCGGGCGGCAATGCGCAGCGCCTCTCGGAGCGGAACCTCGCCATCGCGAAGACGGTGGACGCGATCGCGGACGAGCTCGGGAAGAGCTCGGCGCAGGTCGCGACGAACTGGGTCCGTCAGCGCGGGGCGAACGTCGTGCCGATCGTCGGCGCGCGCAAGGCCTCGCAGATCAAGGACGTGCTCGGCAGCCTCGATTTCACGCTCACCGAGGAGCACCTCCGCCGCCTCGACGAGGTGAGCCGGATCGAGCTCGGCTTCCCGCACGAATTCCTCGGCAAGCCGTACATTCGCGGCGTCGTTTATGGTGACCGCGTGGACCAGATCGACCTGCCCGCCGCGACCCGCCCGCGCTGA
- the purB gene encoding adenylosuccinate lyase, which yields MIPRYTPPAFAALWSSEARYAVWLDVELAACEAMEAEGLVPAGVARALRDKNVKLDAARIEEIERTVKHDVIAFLTHVEELAGPDARWLHRGMTSSDVLDTSLAVLLVRAADLLLERLDGLIVALSRRSDEHRKTPMIGRSHGIHAEPVTFGLALAGHLAEMKRGRARLRDARGEIAVGKISGAVGTYAHLSPRIEAQALASLGLRPETVATQVVPRDRHAAFFNAMALVAAGIERLATNVRHWQRTEVAEAEERFTEGQKGSSAMPHKRNPILSENLCGLARVVRAAAIPALEDVVLWHERDISHSSVERMIAPDATTTLGFMLERATSLVEGLVVREDNLRKNLSLTGGLFFSEAVLLALVSYGLRRQEAYVLVQRNAMKALAGEGSFRDLLAADPDVAARLSAAELDRCFDLDHALSHVSGIVDRALAAP from the coding sequence ATGATCCCCCGATACACCCCGCCCGCGTTCGCCGCGCTCTGGTCGTCCGAGGCTCGTTACGCCGTGTGGCTCGACGTCGAGCTCGCCGCCTGCGAGGCGATGGAGGCCGAGGGCCTCGTTCCCGCCGGCGTGGCCCGCGCGCTCCGTGACAAAAACGTGAAGCTCGACGCCGCGCGGATCGAGGAGATCGAGCGCACGGTCAAGCACGACGTCATCGCGTTCCTCACGCACGTCGAAGAGCTCGCGGGGCCGGACGCGCGGTGGCTCCACCGCGGGATGACGTCGAGCGACGTGCTCGACACGAGCCTCGCCGTGCTCCTCGTCCGCGCCGCCGATCTGCTCCTCGAGCGGCTCGACGGCCTGATCGTCGCGCTCTCGCGCCGGTCCGACGAGCATCGCAAGACGCCCATGATCGGCCGCAGCCACGGCATACACGCCGAGCCCGTCACCTTCGGCCTCGCGCTCGCTGGCCACCTCGCCGAGATGAAGCGGGGCCGCGCGCGCCTGCGCGACGCGCGTGGCGAGATCGCGGTCGGCAAGATCTCCGGCGCGGTCGGCACCTACGCGCACCTCTCGCCCAGGATCGAAGCCCAGGCGCTCGCCTCGCTCGGCCTGCGCCCGGAGACCGTGGCCACGCAGGTCGTCCCGCGGGATCGCCACGCGGCCTTCTTCAACGCGATGGCGCTCGTCGCTGCGGGCATCGAGCGGCTCGCGACGAACGTCCGGCACTGGCAACGCACCGAGGTGGCCGAGGCCGAGGAGCGCTTCACCGAGGGGCAGAAGGGCTCGTCCGCGATGCCCCACAAGCGCAACCCCATCCTCAGCGAGAACCTCTGCGGCCTCGCCCGCGTCGTGCGTGCCGCGGCGATCCCCGCGCTCGAGGACGTCGTCCTCTGGCACGAGCGCGACATCTCGCACTCCTCGGTCGAGCGCATGATCGCGCCCGACGCGACGACCACGCTCGGCTTCATGCTGGAGCGCGCGACCTCGCTCGTCGAGGGCCTCGTCGTGCGCGAGGACAACCTCCGGAAGAACCTCTCGCTCACCGGGGGCCTCTTCTTCAGCGAGGCCGTCCTGCTCGCGCTCGTCTCGTACGGCCTGCGCCGGCAGGAGGCGTACGTGCTCGTGCAACGGAACGCGATGAAGGCGCTCGCCGGCGAGGGCAGCTTCCGCGACCTGCTCGCGGCCGATCCGGACGTCGCTGCGCGCCTCTCCGCGGCCGAGCTCGATCGGTGCTTCGACCTCGACCATGCGCTCTCGCATGTCTCCGGGATCGTCGATCGCGCCCTCGCGGCGCCCTGA
- a CDS encoding lactate racemase domain-containing protein translates to MSHPCVVTIDSRSAPRVLFSGDRLVEVDLPTGSRVVYPKPPLKALKDVDAAIRYAINHPYNSEPLYAKLRPGMKVTIAMDDISLPLPPMRRPDVRERVLTIVLDLLADYGVDDVEIIIATSVHRRMKDWEIRHVVGDKIFNAYWPKKLYNHDAENLANMKYLGTTEEGEEVELNRRAVESDLIIYVNLNLVPMDGGHKSVAVGLCGYRSLRAHHNPRVMRQCYSYMDPKSSALNTSVVRMGRLANKKLNVFTIETTINNRMFDTPLEFLAKNEDDLTRTERNALHALRFTLDKVPQPARQAIFQRVPSPYGVTGVFAGETEAVHEHTLRRSFEQYCVPVVGQSDILITGIPYISPYNVNSFLNPLLVQVMANGYLFNLYRNAPMVKKGGTMIIMHPCTDLFDNEHHAPYIEFVHRVLPETRDAMELHKIWEPKFAKNPAYIEMYRYGHAYHPTHPFFMWYWGEAGRQHLGRMIVVGADNEYIPQLLGWETARTMDEALRMAKQTAPPNPEIMTLHCPPIFMAEMQVEKQRAPIAALPEG, encoded by the coding sequence ATGAGCCACCCCTGTGTCGTGACGATCGACAGCCGCAGCGCACCCCGCGTCCTCTTCTCGGGCGACAGGCTGGTCGAGGTCGACCTGCCGACGGGCAGCCGCGTCGTCTACCCGAAGCCCCCGCTGAAGGCGCTCAAGGACGTCGACGCGGCCATCCGCTACGCGATCAACCACCCGTACAACTCGGAGCCGCTCTACGCGAAGCTGCGGCCGGGGATGAAGGTGACGATCGCGATGGACGACATCTCGCTGCCGCTGCCGCCGATGAGGCGGCCCGACGTGCGCGAGCGGGTGCTCACGATCGTGCTCGACCTGCTCGCCGATTACGGGGTCGACGACGTCGAGATCATCATCGCGACGAGCGTGCACCGGCGCATGAAGGACTGGGAGATCCGGCACGTCGTCGGCGACAAGATCTTCAACGCGTACTGGCCGAAGAAGCTCTACAACCACGACGCCGAGAACCTCGCCAACATGAAATACCTCGGCACGACCGAGGAGGGCGAGGAGGTCGAGCTCAACCGGCGCGCCGTGGAGAGCGACCTCATCATCTACGTGAACCTGAACCTCGTGCCCATGGACGGCGGCCACAAATCGGTCGCCGTGGGCCTGTGCGGATACCGGAGCCTGCGCGCGCACCACAATCCGCGCGTGATGCGGCAATGTTATTCGTACATGGACCCGAAATCGTCGGCGCTGAACACGAGCGTCGTGCGCATGGGCCGGCTCGCGAACAAGAAGCTGAACGTCTTCACGATCGAGACGACGATCAACAACCGGATGTTCGACACGCCGCTCGAGTTCCTCGCGAAGAACGAGGACGACCTCACGCGGACCGAACGAAACGCGCTGCACGCGCTCCGGTTCACGCTCGACAAGGTGCCGCAGCCGGCGCGCCAGGCGATCTTCCAGCGCGTGCCCTCGCCCTACGGCGTGACGGGCGTGTTCGCCGGCGAGACGGAGGCGGTGCACGAGCACACGCTGCGGCGGAGCTTCGAGCAATACTGCGTGCCGGTCGTGGGGCAGAGCGACATTCTCATCACGGGCATCCCGTACATCAGCCCGTACAACGTGAATTCGTTCCTGAACCCGCTGCTCGTGCAGGTGATGGCGAACGGGTATCTCTTCAACCTGTATCGCAACGCGCCGATGGTGAAGAAGGGCGGCACGATGATCATCATGCATCCGTGCACGGACCTCTTCGACAACGAGCACCACGCGCCGTACATCGAGTTCGTGCACCGGGTCCTGCCCGAGACGCGCGACGCGATGGAGCTGCACAAGATCTGGGAGCCGAAATTCGCGAAGAACCCGGCCTACATCGAGATGTATCGGTACGGGCACGCGTACCACCCGACGCACCCGTTCTTCATGTGGTACTGGGGCGAGGCGGGGCGGCAGCACCTCGGTCGGATGATCGTGGTCGGCGCGGACAACGAGTACATCCCGCAATTGCTCGGCTGGGAGACGGCGCGGACGATGGATGAGGCGCTGCGCATGGCGAAGCAGACGGCGCCGCCGAACCCGGAGATCATGACCCTGCATTGTCCGCCGATCTTCATGGCGGAGATGCAGGTCGAGAAGCAGCGGGCGCCGATCGCGGCGCTGCCGGAGGGCTGA
- a CDS encoding aKG-HExxH-type peptide beta-hydroxylase, protein MPPALATRPIEPPNDLTIPAPGSETAKGVLSRALGRLLPELLGVGQGLALTPEARADLAVFQALCREVARTNPGALPSLLRRTAMGTLVRCLRAPRADAEALARELVGVFLLHLSRASALPRAIRQKAPPARLVSTTAGLSIDLPGDTRAISFENGGKIVVERALGPKALSLEKLAAAPPGFSQTSDGVTVSRPFFPIDGSTALALVDTNPLAMVEAHPDKEGNTIDLGGKDASEWTGALSAALDLVRDHLPDLRGEIELFVQQIVPVGYHDEKHLSASYQEAIGTIYMSLHPSLMTMTEAVIHEFSHNKINALFEVDAVLENAFSPLYTSPVRPDPRPLHGVLLAVHAFLPVARLYERMIEAGHPLAKAPGFSDRFARVRQINAEGAEVLLEHGKPTRVGKAVLDEIQRWHDHFARLNG, encoded by the coding sequence GTGCCTCCCGCCCTCGCCACGCGCCCGATCGAGCCGCCGAACGACCTCACGATCCCCGCGCCGGGCTCGGAGACCGCCAAAGGCGTGCTCTCCCGCGCGCTCGGCCGCCTCTTGCCGGAGCTTTTGGGCGTGGGTCAGGGCCTCGCGCTCACGCCCGAGGCGCGCGCGGATCTCGCGGTCTTTCAAGCGCTCTGCCGGGAGGTCGCCCGGACGAACCCGGGCGCGCTCCCGAGCCTGCTCCGGCGCACGGCCATGGGCACGCTCGTTCGCTGCCTCCGCGCCCCGCGCGCCGATGCGGAGGCGCTCGCGCGCGAGCTCGTGGGGGTGTTTCTGCTGCACCTCTCGCGCGCATCGGCCCTGCCGCGGGCCATCCGTCAAAAAGCGCCGCCCGCTCGGCTCGTCTCCACGACGGCAGGCCTCTCGATCGATCTGCCCGGGGATACACGCGCCATTTCATTCGAGAATGGCGGAAAGATCGTCGTGGAGCGCGCCCTCGGGCCGAAGGCGCTCTCGCTCGAGAAGCTCGCGGCCGCGCCGCCCGGGTTTTCCCAGACGAGCGACGGCGTGACCGTCTCCCGGCCATTTTTCCCGATCGACGGGAGCACGGCGCTCGCGCTCGTCGACACGAATCCGCTCGCGATGGTCGAGGCGCACCCCGACAAGGAGGGCAATACGATCGACCTCGGCGGCAAGGACGCGTCGGAATGGACGGGGGCGCTCTCCGCGGCGCTCGACCTCGTGCGGGATCACCTGCCGGACCTGCGGGGTGAGATCGAGCTCTTCGTGCAGCAGATCGTGCCCGTCGGATACCACGACGAGAAGCACCTCTCCGCGTCGTACCAGGAGGCCATCGGGACGATCTACATGTCCCTGCACCCGAGCCTCATGACCATGACGGAGGCGGTGATTCACGAGTTTTCGCACAACAAGATCAACGCGCTCTTCGAGGTCGACGCCGTCCTCGAGAACGCGTTCTCGCCGCTCTACACCTCGCCCGTGCGCCCCGACCCGCGGCCATTACACGGCGTGCTCCTCGCGGTCCACGCATTCTTGCCCGTGGCGCGGCTCTACGAGCGGATGATCGAGGCGGGCCACCCGCTCGCGAAGGCGCCGGGCTTCTCCGACCGATTCGCGCGCGTGCGGCAGATCAACGCGGAGGGCGCAGAGGTCTTGCTCGAGCACGGGAAACCGACGCGGGTGGGCAAGGCGGTGCTCGACGAGATCCAGCGCTGGCATGATCATTTCGCGCGATTGAACGGCTGA
- a CDS encoding DUF1565 domain-containing protein gives MRNIFAWLGMGILAGVVACGGGSGTTGGSGGGGAGGSGGAGGSGGAGGSGGAGGSGGAGGGEGGSGGGGGSGGGASACGDVATFADGLAPTKEVHVATNGNDGSGDGSAGNPFATIERAVDEATPGTAIRVHAGTYAGGTYIGNLSGQSGAPIWIGGAPGEARPVIEGGSQAIHLSRVRYLVLHDLEVRNTTANGINADDGGEYANAEASRFVVFRNLNIHDIGLGGNQDCLKLSGLNDHFVLDSEFSHCGDGGSAVDHVGCHDGVIARNHFHDLGATAVQNKGGAEDIDIRWNHFERAGMRPVNMGGSTGFEFFRPPLSMSSPNAEARRIRVVANLFEGGDCAAAFVGCVDCVFAQNTVIDPGNWFFRILQETVTGSGYTFEPAQNGKVENNVFYFRRSELSSSNVNVGANTAPETFVFANNLWFAHDDPGNSAPTALPVPETNGIVGQDPAFADAGNGDYHIDTSSPAAGKGKVIEGAPPGDHDGNCWKSPPSLGAYETK, from the coding sequence ATGCGGAACATCTTTGCTTGGCTGGGTATGGGGATCCTCGCGGGCGTCGTCGCATGCGGGGGCGGGAGCGGGACCACGGGCGGTAGCGGAGGCGGCGGCGCAGGCGGGAGCGGCGGCGCAGGCGGGAGCGGCGGCGCAGGCGGGAGCGGCGGCGCAGGCGGGAGCGGCGGCGCAGGCGGCGGCGAAGGCGGGAGCGGCGGCGGCGGCGGGAGCGGCGGCGGCGCGAGCGCGTGCGGCGACGTGGCGACGTTCGCCGATGGCCTTGCCCCGACGAAGGAGGTGCACGTCGCGACGAATGGTAACGACGGCTCGGGCGACGGCAGCGCAGGAAACCCGTTCGCCACGATCGAGCGCGCCGTCGACGAGGCGACGCCGGGGACGGCGATCCGCGTGCACGCAGGGACGTACGCGGGCGGCACGTACATCGGCAATCTCTCGGGCCAGAGCGGCGCGCCGATATGGATCGGCGGCGCGCCGGGCGAGGCGCGACCGGTGATCGAGGGGGGCAGCCAGGCGATCCACCTCTCGCGCGTGCGATATCTCGTGCTGCACGACCTCGAGGTCCGCAACACCACGGCAAACGGTATCAACGCCGACGACGGCGGCGAGTACGCGAACGCCGAGGCGAGCCGGTTTGTCGTGTTCAGGAACCTCAACATCCACGACATCGGGCTCGGCGGGAACCAGGACTGCCTCAAGTTGTCCGGGCTCAACGACCATTTCGTGCTCGACAGCGAGTTCTCGCATTGCGGCGACGGCGGCAGCGCGGTCGATCACGTGGGCTGCCACGACGGCGTCATCGCGCGGAACCATTTTCACGACCTCGGCGCGACGGCGGTGCAGAACAAGGGCGGCGCCGAGGACATCGACATCCGCTGGAACCATTTCGAGCGGGCGGGCATGCGGCCCGTCAACATGGGCGGCTCGACGGGCTTCGAATTCTTCCGGCCGCCGCTCTCCATGTCGAGCCCGAACGCCGAGGCCCGGAGGATCCGCGTCGTCGCGAACCTCTTCGAGGGCGGTGATTGCGCGGCCGCGTTCGTGGGCTGCGTCGATTGCGTGTTCGCGCAGAACACCGTGATCGACCCGGGGAACTGGTTCTTCCGGATCCTGCAGGAGACCGTGACGGGCAGCGGATACACGTTCGAGCCGGCCCAGAATGGCAAGGTCGAGAACAACGTCTTCTATTTCCGGAGGAGCGAGCTCTCGTCGTCCAACGTCAACGTCGGGGCGAATACGGCGCCGGAGACGTTCGTCTTCGCGAACAACCTGTGGTTCGCGCACGACGACCCGGGCAACTCGGCGCCGACCGCGCTGCCGGTGCCCGAGACGAACGGAATCGTGGGGCAGGACCCGGCGTTCGCGGACGCGGGGAACGGTGATTACCACATCGATACGTCGAGCCCGGCGGCAGGCAAAGGCAAGGTGATCGAGGGCGCGCCGCCCGGGGACCACGACGGAAATTGCTGGAAGTCGCCGCCGAGCCTCGGCGCCTACGAGACGAAATAG
- a CDS encoding myxococcus cysteine-rich repeat containing protein, giving the protein MKRVSFILGAPLLATLLLSSPARADDILVWTGGQFHAGINNAVTRLQALGHTVTLSATVPADLSAFDTLWALDYMNGPDAQPERDMVTTFLDSDRGVYAQFEWSCCTPSQVNWMATLAPLLTNPFEISGVQGISANAIAEPNEVFGLTTTPNALPLLWTNASANISTIPDENVVYRLNGIPVVGAYVDPQFVSGEGCIVLSGDIEQLFDAPQVNQWIENVQHFLQSCTPIPQPICGDGVLDGQEACDDGNMTSGDGCSAACAVDPGWNCTNDTSNTPASTCVLDCPDHGTPCSAGVGACAASGTVVCVGPNQPQCNALPGEPGMEVCDDVDNDCDGETDEGFDLGGACSAGVGACLSAGVFICDGSGGASCNAVPGMPSAEVCDDGLDNDCDGEVDEGCPVDTDGDGLLDSEETDLGTDPNDADSDDDGILDGDEPDDDEDTDGDGLINALDPDSDDDGLFDGTEVGNDCSDPATDPAAETCIPDGDAGATTTDPLDADTDDGSVEDGDEDADHDGVIDEGETDPNLGSDDVAPEPEDDGTLITGSGFCTVSGDRSKGGATDLVVSAALGLAFALRRRRARRG; this is encoded by the coding sequence ATGAAGCGCGTTTCATTCATTCTGGGCGCGCCGCTTCTGGCGACGCTCCTCCTCTCTTCGCCGGCCCGCGCGGACGACATCCTCGTCTGGACCGGCGGTCAGTTCCATGCGGGCATCAACAACGCGGTCACGCGGCTCCAGGCGCTCGGACACACGGTGACCCTGAGCGCGACGGTCCCGGCGGACCTCTCCGCGTTCGATACCCTGTGGGCCCTCGACTACATGAATGGCCCCGACGCGCAACCCGAGCGCGACATGGTGACCACGTTCCTCGACTCGGACCGCGGCGTGTACGCCCAGTTCGAGTGGAGTTGCTGCACCCCGTCCCAGGTCAACTGGATGGCGACCCTCGCGCCCCTCTTGACCAACCCGTTCGAGATCTCGGGCGTCCAGGGCATCAGCGCGAATGCGATCGCGGAGCCGAACGAGGTCTTCGGCTTGACGACCACGCCGAACGCGCTCCCGCTGCTCTGGACCAACGCCTCCGCCAACATCTCCACGATCCCGGACGAGAACGTCGTCTACCGGCTGAACGGCATCCCGGTCGTGGGCGCGTACGTCGACCCGCAGTTCGTCAGCGGCGAAGGCTGCATCGTGCTCTCCGGCGACATCGAACAGCTCTTCGACGCGCCCCAGGTGAACCAGTGGATCGAAAACGTCCAGCACTTCCTGCAGAGCTGCACCCCGATCCCGCAGCCGATCTGCGGCGACGGCGTCCTCGACGGCCAGGAGGCGTGCGACGACGGCAACATGACGAGCGGCGACGGCTGCTCCGCGGCCTGCGCGGTCGATCCGGGCTGGAATTGCACGAACGACACGAGCAACACGCCCGCCTCGACGTGCGTGCTCGATTGTCCTGACCATGGCACGCCCTGCTCGGCGGGCGTCGGCGCCTGCGCCGCGTCGGGCACCGTCGTCTGCGTCGGGCCGAACCAGCCGCAATGTAATGCCCTTCCCGGCGAGCCCGGGATGGAGGTCTGCGACGACGTCGACAACGATTGCGACGGCGAGACCGACGAGGGCTTCGACCTCGGCGGCGCCTGCTCCGCGGGCGTCGGCGCTTGCCTCTCGGCCGGCGTGTTCATCTGCGACGGCAGCGGCGGCGCCTCGTGTAATGCCGTGCCCGGGATGCCCTCCGCGGAGGTCTGCGACGACGGGCTCGACAACGATTGCGACGGCGAGGTCGACGAGGGCTGCCCCGTCGACACCGACGGCGACGGCCTGCTCGACTCCGAGGAGACGGACCTCGGGACCGATCCGAACGACGCCGACAGCGACGACGACGGCATCCTCGACGGCGACGAGCCCGACGACGACGAGGACACCGACGGCGACGGCCTCATCAACGCGCTCGACCCCGACAGCGACGACGACGGGCTCTTCGACGGCACCGAGGTCGGCAATGATTGCTCGGATCCGGCGACGGACCCTGCCGCCGAGACCTGCATTCCGGACGGCGACGCCGGCGCCACGACGACGGACCCGCTCGACGCCGACACCGACGACGGCTCGGTCGAGGACGGCGACGAGGACGCGGATCACGACGGCGTCATCGACGAGGGCGAGACCGACCCGAACCTGGGCTCGGACGACGTGGCGCCCGAGCCCGAGGACGACGGCACCCTCATCACGGGCAGCGGCTTCTGCACGGTCTCGGGTGATCGCTCGAAGGGCGGCGCGACGGACCTCGTCGTCTCCGCCGCGCTCGGCCTCGCCTTCGCCCTCCGCCGCCGCCGCGCGCGCCGCGGCTGA